A part of Streptomyces sp. DSM 40750 genomic DNA contains:
- a CDS encoding peptidoglycan-binding domain-containing protein — protein sequence MRLRKIVAATSAAAAAVLVLPATQAQAAAYPTCNGVKNVTYGGGAYSVVQPYHTGSGSRDCIMGYGAQSSAVRKLQDHLINCYDFSGADGIYGRQTEAAVEAVQRREGASVDGEYGPETRKEMLWSVVRSGGGYSCRYPGI from the coding sequence ATGAGGCTTCGCAAGATCGTCGCGGCTACTTCGGCCGCCGCAGCTGCCGTGCTGGTACTGCCCGCGACGCAAGCTCAGGCGGCGGCCTATCCGACGTGCAACGGCGTCAAGAACGTTACTTACGGGGGCGGCGCGTACTCGGTCGTCCAGCCATATCACACCGGAAGCGGCAGCCGGGACTGCATCATGGGTTACGGAGCCCAGAGCTCGGCCGTCCGCAAGCTTCAGGACCACCTCATCAACTGCTATGACTTCTCTGGCGCAGACGGTATTTACGGCCGCCAGACGGAGGCGGCCGTGGAAGCAGTCCAGAGGAGGGAAGGCGCGTCGGTCGACGGCGAGTACGGTCCGGAAACCCGCAAGGAGATGCTCTGGTCCGTGGTGCGCAGCGGCGGTGGGTACAGCTGCAGGTATCCGGGGATCTGA
- a CDS encoding MBL fold metallo-hydrolase, translated as MSPQPSLPSWLTWWQRPFPDANTLLLHGRQPTLIDTGFVAHAEETAAWARAHAGDIALVLNTHWHSDHVGGNALLQAQGAAIAAGAPEAEAISRRDPGCCAAEYLDQPVAPYMVDLALDDGQVLRLGDADWEVIRTPGHTPGHLALWQPEERLLVVGDALSDYDVGWVNLALDGLDSATTALASLKRMAALAPRVILPSHGPIPTEPATAFAAALRRAQRLVDDPDGAAWYGARRIFAFALMIRDGIPAGEVEPYLHARAWLADAARLLDLTPEALATELVTTMLTSGAVVLRDGRLHAAADHTSVAAEALHVPYPRAWPATEPR; from the coding sequence GTGAGCCCGCAACCGTCTCTGCCGTCCTGGCTGACCTGGTGGCAGCGCCCCTTCCCCGACGCCAACACACTCCTTCTGCACGGACGGCAACCGACCCTGATCGACACCGGCTTCGTGGCCCATGCCGAGGAGACCGCCGCCTGGGCCCGCGCGCACGCCGGGGACATCGCCCTCGTCTTGAACACCCACTGGCACTCCGACCACGTCGGCGGAAACGCCCTCCTCCAGGCCCAGGGCGCCGCCATCGCCGCCGGGGCACCCGAGGCGGAGGCGATCTCCCGCCGGGACCCAGGCTGCTGCGCGGCCGAGTACCTCGACCAGCCCGTGGCCCCGTACATGGTCGACCTCGCGCTCGACGACGGACAGGTCCTCCGCCTCGGGGACGCCGACTGGGAAGTCATACGCACCCCCGGGCACACCCCGGGCCATCTGGCCCTGTGGCAGCCGGAGGAGCGGCTGCTCGTGGTCGGGGACGCGCTGTCGGACTACGACGTCGGCTGGGTCAACCTCGCCCTCGACGGCCTCGACTCGGCCACCACGGCCCTCGCCTCCCTCAAGCGGATGGCCGCCCTCGCCCCGCGCGTGATCCTCCCCTCCCACGGCCCGATTCCCACCGAGCCCGCCACGGCTTTTGCCGCTGCCCTGCGCCGCGCCCAGCGCCTCGTCGACGATCCCGACGGGGCCGCCTGGTACGGCGCCCGGCGGATCTTCGCCTTCGCCCTGATGATCCGCGACGGGATCCCCGCCGGTGAGGTCGAGCCGTACCTTCATGCCAGGGCCTGGCTCGCCGATGCCGCACGCCTCCTGGACCTCACGCCCGAGGCGCTCGCCACCGAACTGGTCACGACCATGCTCACCAGCGGCGCGGTCGTCCTGCGCGACGGACGCCTGCACGCTGCCGCCGACCACACCTCTGTGGCGGCCGAGGCGTTGCACGTGCCCTACCCGCGCGCATGGCCGGCGACGGAGCCGCGCTGA
- the panB gene encoding 3-methyl-2-oxobutanoate hydroxymethyltransferase → MSEQPAPYGGNTATAIAPAPKRVRIPHLREMKERGEKWAMLTAYDMYTAATFDEAGIPVLLIGDSASNNVFGNATSLPVTVDELLPLVRAVSGAARRALVIADLPFGSYEASAEQCFHTAVRFMKEAGAHAMKLEGGEEMVPQVEMLTRCGIPVMAHIGFTPQAEHSLGGYRVQGRGEDAQRLVSAAKALEAAGAFAVLIEMVPEEVGAEITRSVAVPTVGIGAGSGCDAQVLVWQDMAGLRTGRLPRFVKQYADVHGVLREAARDFAADVSAGTFPAPEHTF, encoded by the coding sequence ATGAGCGAGCAGCCCGCCCCCTACGGCGGCAACACAGCGACCGCCATCGCCCCGGCTCCGAAGCGGGTCCGGATCCCCCATCTGCGCGAGATGAAGGAGCGCGGGGAGAAGTGGGCGATGCTCACGGCGTACGACATGTACACCGCGGCGACCTTCGACGAGGCCGGCATCCCGGTGCTGCTGATCGGGGACTCGGCGTCGAACAACGTGTTCGGCAACGCGACGTCCCTGCCGGTGACGGTGGATGAACTGCTCCCGCTCGTACGCGCTGTGTCCGGGGCCGCCCGCCGGGCGCTGGTGATCGCGGACCTGCCGTTCGGCTCGTACGAGGCGTCCGCGGAGCAGTGCTTCCATACGGCGGTGCGGTTCATGAAGGAGGCGGGCGCACACGCGATGAAGCTGGAGGGCGGCGAGGAGATGGTGCCGCAGGTGGAGATGCTGACCCGGTGCGGGATCCCGGTGATGGCGCACATCGGGTTCACCCCGCAGGCCGAGCACAGTCTCGGCGGCTACCGGGTGCAGGGTCGGGGTGAGGACGCGCAGCGGCTGGTGTCCGCGGCTAAGGCCTTGGAGGCGGCCGGTGCGTTCGCCGTGCTGATCGAAATGGTGCCCGAGGAGGTCGGTGCGGAGATCACGCGGAGTGTGGCGGTGCCGACGGTCGGCATCGGCGCGGGCAGCGGGTGTGACGCGCAGGTGCTGGTCTGGCAGGACATGGCGGGCCTGCGTACGGGGCGGCTGCCGAGGTTCGTGAAACAGTACGCCGACGTGCATGGCGTACTGCGCGAGGCGGCCCGGGACTTCGCGGCCGATGTGTCGGCGGGGACGTTCCCGGCGCCGGAGCACACCTTCTGA